In Mya arenaria isolate MELC-2E11 chromosome 1, ASM2691426v1, the genomic stretch cacaatttttttaaaactaaacatCATCATGTTACGTGGATGCAATTGTTCGTGGACCAATGATAGTAtagttgtgtttgttgtttctGTTACTTTATAAGTCAGTTGGTTCCACAAAATATTGCCACCGAGCAAGCCTTCTATGGATTATGAACAGACGAACATTAGAATTATACTCATTTAGTCCTCAAATACGTGCATTCACTAACGAAGTAAATGTGCAACCGTAAAGCACCCTGGCGAACGGTACTATAAAAGTCCGTTTTGTACATGCGGAGAAATTGAGGACACTTTTTCTGTACTTGTCCTTTATTTCAAGCACCGAAAAAGACACAGCTTTACCGGCTCAGTCCCTTCTTTAAGGTCACCCTTCAACTCTTGCTCTTTAATGATATGCAGACTCCAtcagaaaacaacaatacaatatcCAAACACGTACATGGTTATGTATCAAGTACAAAACGCTCCATGCGACAAACCCAGACAGACAAGGAACTTTATAATCCACCGTCTCTGTTTAACACGAGTGACCACACATTATCTCTCACGCTTTCGCAAACGCTCTCGCGATCTCGCATCCCTCTTCCcccctctccccccccccccccccctctgtCTGCCCCCTGTCTCTGTCTCTGTCTCTAAACTGAAAACGTTTTACATCCTTTTGACATAAAACAGTAAAACCACCAATATAAATCTCTGTAAACACAGCTTTGCTTTCACCTAAATCGACTCAATGAGAACACAAGAGATAATCAGAAAGGCCAATTGTTCCGGTTATTTCATAATTCTGTACAATGTATACTGTTAgcattgttctttattttactAGAGTCAACTCTTTATTTTACCAGTCTCAATGTTCATTGTTTGTGTATGATAGtattatctgaaataaatactggtaGATCAAAGTAAACGTTTTACCATCATAATTCGTACTTGTAGCATTTCTCCTTGCATTCAGCAATGGGTGTGGTTTGGTGGAGGTGGGTGATGCCGATTTGGTTCCTTGCGCTGCCAGTCATTGGCAGAGATATACGGATTGGTGCGTTTAACATTCAGATATTCGGTAAAAAGAAGGCGGAGAATCCAGGCATAATGAATATTCTTGCCATGGTTAGTGCACAGTTcaccattatttatttaaatttgacagttgtattgaGTTTGGATTTATAATTATATCGCTAAAGATACAGCTTGTATTCATCGGTAACTCTTCAATATCTGTTCACATCAGCAAAATCTTagtatattattatgaaatgagGTATGtacaacaattttgaaattatactATTCcagtgtattattatatttgtatctTTTGTTTTCAGACTGTACGGCGCTACGACATACTGTTTATTCAGGAGATACGAGATAGGTCAGGGAAGGCTATAGTGGCCCTTTTGGACCTCGCTAACAAGTAAGGACATGCTTTATTACCACGATAATTAGTTTTCTGTGAGATGCGCATTCTTTAAGTCTAAGATCGTTATTAAGCaggtgaaaataaaatattcaactgTCTGGTGGCCAAAAAAGCTGCGCTAAAGctactaaattaaaaaaagtgaaacGGGATaacagtatttttcaaatatgccttaaataaacatcaaaacatAATCTCACACACTTAGCTGGTTAAAAggtttacaaaaataaagttaaatggcaacccatttattttggtaaacacATACTAAATACCTTTTACCATtacgattttgttttaaacaaatcagCTACATTTAAAGATgtgtgttaaattttaaatttttaatacaGCAATCAGTAAGAAAAAAGTACATTGACACTTTTTTTTCAACCATAATTGTTTTGCCTTGTCAGGGACCAGCCGGTGTAGTTACACCGGCCTTAACCCCATCGAACACTACGTATTTGACGATGGGCCTGAAGGACATGGTAAAACAGACTTGTTCGAACGGGAACCTTACATTGTTACCTTCCAATCTCCAAACACAGGtacatagtgtttttttctgcaatcgGAACGCCTCGGACATTTTTCCATCGAAAACGGTACACCAGTAGAAGTAGTACgcaaaaaatgatgataaataaataaataaataaataaataaataaataataataataataataataataataataataatcaccatcataatatttaattggATTTTTCAAATAGGTGAAAGGAAGAGTAACTGTGTATAGTTACATATGACTTATAGATTTCTTTTTTAACACTTCCTTTCCTTTATAGTGTTGAATCGTTTCACGCTGGTTGGAATACATATTGACCCTGACGTTGCCGTGCAAGAACTGAATGATCTGCATGCTCACGTGATGCCAACGCTTAAAGGAAGGGACGTTCTGATACTAGGAGATCTTGTAAGacgttattattttgttttttcaagatcaaattgaaAACTCGaggttgataaaaaaatgttatttgtttggtatatgtttataatagaTTGGTCATTCTATGATTTAAACAGTATTTGCTTATTGAAAGGAATCATTTTGGGTCAGGCATGGACAATGTTCTTTTGTGTGTGATTAATAATGagtaaaaataatcaaatataactacaaaaacagttACAGGGTATGAAGATAAAAAAGGATATTAAACACGGTGGAAAATTAATACCTTTAATAGTaaatacttaattataaaagagtaaaataagTACAGGATATGTTTATACACCAAAACCATACCTGGATAAACCATTATGTCATCATATAAAACGATTAtggtaaacatgtttaattatttgtaagATCTAATGGTTACTACAATATACAATTATGACTCttttcaatacatataaaaacaaattacattatGGTTAATCCGTACTATGACCATTCGAAAACTAATTTGCTATGGCAACACATATAGCATCACTTAATGTTCGAGGTTTAGGCAATACATCGAAAaggaaacatatatttgaatggttaaaaatgaataacaataatatatatttatgcttCAAGAAGTACACTGCAAAAAGATTTTTAATCAAAAATGGAAACTAGAATGGGGAGGTGACTGTATATTTAGCGGAAACAAAAGTAATAGTGAAGGCGTCGCAATATTGTTCAATGGAAAACATAAACTGGAAATATTAAACGAAACTGAATTAATagaactcaactcaactcaactcaacttatcgaTGATATGCATTATATGTACAAACAACTTAAATAACTGctaattacaatacaatacaatgtttaaatacttATGTATGCAtggttaaacatgaacatttgatttagatatgatataatgtttaatagtctacacatattatataccatgatatatatgaaaagacaGTCCATATTCTTTACAACAACATTGCAGCGCATTATGTACTAATGCAATGATGGATGTATGTGTATGCACACCTTAAAAATACATGGCGTACACTGAGATAATTCGGCACTGACAGTTCGGCGCCAAGGAGGGCCAGATAGAACGAGTCTTTGTCCATTGATAGAAGTACACTGGCTAGATCCACGTCGATCGCTGCGACGTCAGAAATAAAACGCCATCTCGAACGTTCATGCTTATAGCACGAGTACACTTTATGCGTCTCTATATTGTCTGTTTCCTCGTCGCAATGTTCACAGCGACGAATGCTATCTGTAGGCACTTTGCACCATAGTCTTGCAATACAGGTTTGAATGTGCCGGTAATAACTGGAGTCGAACACTTGATACACAATTGCATGTGTAACGCTAGGGTGTAAAATCCTAAAGCGCCTAAAGTCATCGTCGGATAAAGTTCGTTCTGACCACTGTAGAGAAATCATTACTAACTTTATGAGCTCAGCAAATTTATTTGACGCCTGGCGCCTAAAGcatccaaacaaattacaatatacTTGGCACTCAAACAGTAAACCGCATATACATTGCAGACttgaatacttttttaatttccgAAAACTTGGTCAACTTACTAACAAAGGCCGACATAAAACCAAGCTACAGAACCGATCACTCACTTGTTCTTATAGGTTTGAATACAATAAAGGTAAAAAAAGGACCTggatattttaaactaaataattcAATCTTAAAAGACGAACGatataaagcaaatataaatagatgtattgaagaaactgttaattttaataaagaatgCAATCCAAATGTACTATGGGAATTAATCAAAGGCTCaattagaaatgaaacaatcaaatatagtacttatctaaaaaaaaaactcttgaAAAAGCAAAACTTCAAAACGATATAGAATATCtagaaacaaaattgaatacaaacaacacagatgAACTTAACACAATAACAGAACAAATTAtagctaaaaaataaatattagacGAATATTAATTTGCCCAAATCAACGGAAATATACTTAGGTCAAAAGCAATTCatgtagaaaacaatgaaaaaaatacaaaatatgttgcaAATCTAGAGAAGAAACGCGCAGAAGGAAAATCTATATATAAACTTACAGTTAGAAATGAAATCATAACTGGAACAGAAAATATACTTCGCGAAGAAGTGAACTTCTTCCAAAGACTTTACGCAgagaatggaaatataaatactGAACATATGAAAACCTTTTTAGAAAATCCAAATAGAAAATTAactgaagaagaaaaagaggCCAGCgaatgttttttaacatatcATGAATGCGAAACTGATCTTAAAGATATGCAATGCATCAAAAGCCCTGGATCTGACGGAATAACAGCAGACTTCTATAAAATATTCTggaatagtataaaaaaaatatttaataaactcGCTAAATTATTCTTTTACTAATGGACATTTAACAGCGCTTCAAAAACAAGGTATAATAACACTCATaccaaaaccaaataaaaacttAGAAGAATTATCAAATTGGAGACCAATTACATTATTAAACGTAGACTATAAAATTGCAACGAAAGCTATAAATAATCGAATAAAAAAGTGTTACCCTTAATAATAAACCATGTTCAATCTGGGTTTGTGAAAGGTCGCTATATTGGAGAAAACGTTAGATTGTTTTTTGATGTCATTGAATATCTAGAAGATAAAAATAAACCTGGGCTCTTGTTCTTTGCTGACTTTGCAAAAGCCTTTGACAGCTTAAGCCACAAATACATCTACGAATGTctaaaatcattcaattttggACCTGACATTTTGAATTGGACGAAGCTATTTTACAATGAcattcaaagtttgataattaataatGGAAATTTTGCAGAATATTTTGGACTAAAGAAAGGCGTTCGACAGGGTTGCCCCTTGTCTGCGactttgtttataatttgtttacaacCTCTTTCTAACTATATTgcaaacaattttcaaattgaagggattgaaattaatgataaaactattaaacaaaccttttttgCAGACGACTCAACCTTCTTTAATAATGGTAGTAGACAATCATTTGAAACTCTTGTTAAGACACTAGAAATGTTCTCTGATTATTCAGGCCTAAACCTCAACACCAATAAATCTATAGTACTTAGAGTGGgatcattgaaaaatacaaatacacactCAGTTTGTCCTAATccaagtaaacaaacaattgacgACATTAAAAAAGCAGTTTTTGAGTTTTTGTGGGACAATAAACCTGATAAGATTAGaagaaatataatatgtcaAAACTAACAGATATAGAACACTTCCTAGGCTCACTAAAAACTCTATGGATTAAACGATCTAGACCCAAATAATAATGGGGATTGGAAAACATTTATGCAcgaaaaactaaagaaattaAGAAACGATCTTATTTTTGAATCCAATCTAGACCAACAcgaaattaaacacatttctcAAGAAAAAACCTTTTTGAACGAAGTATTGAAGTCGTgggtaaatattaaaattaatcacgatgaaaataataaaattactatAAGCAAAATGGTGATATGGAATAAcatattacttaaacaaaatggTCGCAccttattttataaagaatggTATCAGAAGGGTATTAAGCTATTTGAACACATTTACGATAATAGAGCAAAGACCTACTACAAGTTTGATGAACTTAGATTTCTGTATGACCTTAATGAACaagattttctaaaatgtctAACACTTGTTAATTCAATACCAGAATCATTAAAAACGAAACTTATGACAGAAACGATTAACCAAATACCACCAGATAAATTAACtgataaattattgaaatcaaaacaGACTAATAAATTCCTTTATTCATTACAGCAAAGAGATATTTTAAAACCGTCGTCAGAAAGTAAATGGCGAACATTATTTCCAAGTTTATATGAcgataaaaaatgaaagtcaATTTACAGGCAAACATATATTACTACAATAGACACGTGTCTGCGCAGTTTTCAGTATAaatttttattaagaataataccgacaaataaatatctttataaatgtaaaataaagtcaACACCTCTATGCGACTTTTGTAGCATAGAAACAGAAACAATAGAACACGTATTCTGGGACTGCCAGAAGATACAACCTTTATGGAAAGAACTTAACATCTATATAGCTTCGCAATCCATACATattatgataacaaaacaagaaGCATTCAGGGAAAAGGAAGATACACAGTCATATGTAATTTCTTAATTgtgttaatgaaattttatatcttttctatgaaatataaaaacactatacCGACTTTTAACTCACACAAACAGTATTTGACATTGAGAAAAAGAATTGAATCGCGAATCGCACTGTTAAACGATAAATATGATACCCACGAGAAGAAATGGAAAGTTTTAAACCTCGATCCTTAGATAAAAGTCATAGTAAATTCAGTACTCTAACATAGCGTATAATACGGTCATAGATTACTCATTATAACCAGTATGTGAGTCAgcatattataacaataattgattattattaccTTTCCacctttaaatatgtataactaACTACAATACTTAGCTTGTAAAATCCATTAGGGGAAAAAGCTTGAGAGACTGAAAGAATGTGTACTTGTGAATGGATGCGTGTGTGTTTTGTGTGCGTTTGTGTGTAGGCGTGCGTGTGTGTAGGAGGGGCGATTAGggcttataaaaaaaacatagaatAGTTTTTAATGCTATTAATGCTttaatgtatgtgtattgttttgtattctgtgtaaaaaataaatgaaaaaaaaaataatgagtaAAAATGAATCAAACAATTGGAAATTGGTTTTtgatcaaagaaataaattaaatacattattattcatttaattttgaaaaggtGTTGCCAACATGAAATATGTGACTTAAGCACCTTAAATATTAACTCAGAAAGAATCGTCTCTTACAGAATGCAGACTGTGGGTATTTGCCCGAGTATAAGAGGAAAGAGCTTTCCCTGGTTAAAGACTCTGACTATGCTTGGCTTGTGCCTAACAGGTTGGACACAACGGTTGCCGGTACAGACTGCGAATATGATAGGTATTAATACGTAGAAAACTACTTCTAAGACTATATTATGTGTGCAGGGCTCGATCTTTTTAATACCTTCTAAGAGTGCACATTTCGAGgtgtgaaagcgaaaaggttcttcTTTACTTAGGTttacttagaaccttttcgcattcacccctcgatttGTGCTCCGGCTTGATTCGATAAcatataagaatatatatatatattctaatatTAAGCACATGTCGATGCTTGTAAATGATGAACAACAAGTTGGTGACATAAGAAGTTGGTActtatttctgttgttttatcTACACAAGGTATTATAGCTATAACTATCAAATTCATCACCCGAACATCTATTGTATAACACACCGCATTCATCTAAACCTTGTCCAGTGTATGCTGTTTTTTATAGTAGTTTTTTTACTGAAAAGTTATTTATCTATATCTGTAGGTTTATAACGAAGGGTCCTAACTGGGATGGAGCGATTAAGGAAGACCGTGTCTGGGTGTATAAATTCGATACAGACTACCTTTACATTGGTGGAATGCCCGAAGAATTGGTACGTTTTAAGTCTTATCTTATAAACtacttatattgtattgtttccTTACCCAAGATCCATTCATTGGAAGTTGACTTTAATTTAGTTGATTCTGACTCGGAGGAGgcctatttttttaaattcaacacATTTTGATAGATGCTTTGGAAAGTATAAGGTTGAGTGATCGTAAACCGGTTTACCGGTTTAATTCCAAAGTTATGCCATTGACCGTTCTAATGCGGTACCCTCATATAGACAAGTCACTGCATTATCATTTCTATGTCCTATGTGGTTCTGAATATTTTCCAAGATCATGTTCCAAGACGCACTCTTAATACTCTTAAGTAAGATTcaccacaatttatacaattgttttaatataccaaaacggatgaataaatgtcaaaaacaatggttgttaTGAATGATATcgagtttaaattgaaagaaagttgcagaaaacataGCATTTCAACCTTATGATACTATAGTAAATCACAGTTAGTCTTTTAGCACCCAGCAATCATTTAATGTGTGCGTTTTCAGCCATtcaatacactgttacaatcttgttattagtgagtaatagttttcattaaagcgttatttagtaag encodes the following:
- the LOC128227628 gene encoding deoxyribonuclease-1-like — its product is MGVVWWRWVMPIWFLALPVIGRDIRIGAFNIQIFGKKKAENPGIMNILAMTVRRYDILFIQEIRDRSGKAIVALLDLANNWLKGTSRCSYTGLNPIEHYVFDDGPEGHGKTDLFEREPYIVTFQSPNTVLNRFTLVGIHIDPDVAVQELNDLHAHVMPTLKGRDVLILGDLNADCGYLPEYKRKELSLVKDSDYAWLVPNRLDTTVAGTDCEYDRFITKGPNWDGAIKEDRVWVYKFDTDYLYIGGMPEELALDVSDHYPIEIVLQGGYCENCVRYVKYVITDVTVLLSDQDKALIKGVKYDLRDNLVYDEVGAVVARLRTEGNRDELNRYKALSAIEIIKAEETSEAITLNIEYLRRKWGEQQSCTITISVQTKPQLLKIVEGELNHWNVKYEKT